The genomic stretch TTGTCCATGCAGACTCCCGAATTCCCGAGAACGCCCTTCAATCCATCTCTCAGTCCATGAAAGACCCTCGGGTGGCGGGAGGGGGATTTCACCTGAAAATCCGTTCAGACCGCAGGATGATAGAAACAATCAGCCGTTTGGCCAACCTCCGTGCCCGCATTTTGGGCGCCCCGCTGGGAGATCAGGGTATATTTGTCCGGAAAGAAGTTTTTATTCGTCTAAACGGCTTCCGTTCGGACGTGCTGCTCGAAGACCTGGATTTTTCCCTTCGCATGAAGAAACAGGGGCGCGTGGTTTTGCTCAGCGAGCAGATCATCACATCCCCGAGGAAATGGGAGCGTTACGGCGTGCTTGGAACAACTCTCGCCCACCTGCGTTTCCTCATCGGACATTTCATCCATGCAAATCCGGAAGAACTAAAAAAGAGATATGCGTCCTTCAAAAACCGGGCCCGGTAAGGATGCGGCTCCTTATAAAAAAGATTACCCGGTTTTTTCTGAATAAATTTAGGAACGGATCTATTTCTTCGCCGCAGGTTTTTTCCTTGAAGATCCGGCTTTTCGGGATTTACTCTTTCTCCTGGGCAGCAGGGCGATCTCCAGGACCTCATCCATCTCTGCCACCGGCATGAATTCAAGACTTTTCTTAACCTTTGGAGGAAGCTCCAGAAGATCTTTTTCATTCTTTTTCGGAATAATCACCTGCTGGATTCCCGCCCGCATGGCAGCCAGAGCCTTCTCCCTTAATCCCCCGATAGGAAGCACCCGGCCGCGCAAGGTCACCTCTCCGGTCATGGCCAGATTCTTTTTAATAGGCCGGTCTGTAAAGATGGAAGCAAGGCAGGTAGCCATGGTGATACCCGCAGAGGGCCCATCCTTGGGAATGGCCCCGGCCGGTATATGCACGTGGATATCATGTTGTGAAAAAATATTCTCTTTAATTCCCAGCAGCTGCGCCCTGGACCGGATGAAACTCATCGCCGCGTGAGCCGATTCCTTCATCACATCCCCCAGATGCCCGGTGAGAACCAGGTTCCCTTTCCCCTTCATCTTGGTCGCCTCGATAAAGATAATCTCCCCCCCGCTCTGGGTCCAGGCAAGCCCTGTGGCAACACCGACCTGGTCTTCCCCCACTTCGACCTCCGGAAGGTATTTGGGAGCCCCCAGAAACTTATGAAGGTTCTTCGCATGAATCAGGTACTTTTTTTCTTTCCCCTCGGCTATATGTTTTGCGATCTTCCGGCATAGGCTGGCAATCTCCCGTTCCAGATTCCTAAGACCGGCTTCCTGCGTATAGTAGGTAATCATATTCAGAATCGCGGAATCCGAGATCGACAAATGTTTCTCGCTGATCCCATGCTCCTCCATCTGTCTTGGAATCAGGTAGCGGTGGGCGATCATGAGCTTTTCTTCATGCGTGTAGCCGGAAAGATAGATCACCTCCATCCTATCCCTCAAGGCCGAAGGAACCGGATCCAACAAATTGGCCGTGGTAATGAACATGACATTAGAAAGATCAAAGGGAACATTCAGATAATGGTCCGAAAAGGAATTATTCTGCTCCGGGTCCAGGACCTCAAGCAATGCAGACGAGGGATCGCCCCGGAAATCCGAACCAAGCTTGTCGATCTCGTCCATCATGAACACCGGGTTGTTGGAACCGGCCTGCTTGATTCCCTGAATCACCCGCCCCGGAAGCGCCCCCACATAGGTTCTTCGGTGGCCGCGGATTTCAGCCTCGTCCCGGACCCCGCCCAGGGAAATCCGGACAAACTGCCTTCCCAGTGCACGAGCGATGGATCGTCCGAGAGAGGTTTTGCCCACCCCGGGCGGTCCGACAAAACAAAGGATCGGACCTTTCATCTTCTTTTTAAGCTTTCGCACACTGAGATATTCCAGAATACGCTCCTTAATCTTTTCCAGGTCGTAGTGATCTTCATTCAGGACGGTTTTGGCCTTTTTGATATCCAGGGAATCCTTACTGCTTTTTTGCCAAGGCATGTCAATGAGCCACTCCAGATAGGTTCGTACGGTGGTCGCCTCAGCAGAGTCGGGGTGCATCTTCTCCAGCCTCTTAACCTGTTTCTCGGCCTCCTGCTCCACCTTCTTCGGCATCTTCGCCTTCCGGATCTTCTCACGCAGTTCATTGACCTCTTCGGTCCGCTCATCCACCTCCCCCAGCTCTTTCTGGATGGCCTTGAGCTGTTCCCTAAGAAAATACTCCCGCTGGATCTTGTCCATTTCTCCTTTGGCTTCGGCCTGAATCTTCTGCTGTACCGAAAGGAGTTCGATTTCCTTGTTCAGATATTCACTGACCTTCTGAAGCCTCTTGACGGGATTTCCAAGCTCCAGAATCTCCTGGGCCTGATCCACCTTCAACCCGATATTGGATGTGATCAGGTCCGCCAGCCTTCCGGGATCTTCGATGTTTTCCGCAATGATCAGAATATCCGGAAGGATCATCTTTCCCAAGGAAACCATATGCTCCAGCTGTTCCTTCACGTTCCGCATCATGGCTTCCACTTCCACGGTGACCTGGGTTGAGACCTCCTCGGGTATTTTTTCAATAGCAACCTTGAAGAACGGCCGGGTCGAGATGAACTCTTTGATCTTAGCCTTGGCAAGCCCCTGGACCAAAATCTTGATCCTGCCGTCGGGAAGCTTCAGCATCCGCATGATGGTGGCCACCGTTCCTATGGAATTGACCCCTTCTGCCGTGGGGTCTTCCTCCTCAATCTTCTTCTGAGTACAAAGTAGAATCAGACGATCCTGTGCAAGGGCCTCGTCAATGGCCCGGATTGAAACCTCCCGGCCGACAAAGAGAGGAAGGATCATGTAGGGAAAGACCACCACGTCCCGGACCGGCAGAAGCGGAATCTGTTCGGGAATCTTAATCTCTTCTTCCTTTTGTGTCTTGCTCTGTTCATCCTGCTTTTGTTCTTCGGCCATTCCATTCCTCCAGTTCCCATGTGGGATGACTACGACTGCCGCATTTGGTCAAACAGAGGGGAAAACGTATTCCAGATAAAATTCATTCAAAACAAGCCTGCCGTCTAAAATGCATCAAGATCCAGTCCCTTGAGATAGGACTTGAATATCGGCCCCAATTCGGGGTTCTTAAGACCGAATTCCACGGTGGCCTCAAGGAATCCGATCTTGCTTCCTGCATCATAGCGCTTCCCTTGAACAATGTACCCGTAAACAGGCTCGACCTCCGCCAGCCTCTGAAGGGCATTGGTCAGCTGGATCTCGCCCCCGACGCCTTTCTCCTGCCTTTCCAGGAATTCAAAGACCCTTGGGGTCAGGATGTAGCGTCCGATGATTGCGAGATGGGATGGCGCATCCTCTTTCCGGGGTTTTTCGACCATGCTCTTAACCTCATAGATCCCTTGCCCCATGGGTTTTCCCTGGATCACACCATACAGGTGAATCTGGTCTTCGGAAACCTCCTGAAGAGCCAAAACCGAATAATGGTACCGATTGAATATCTGAAGCATCTGCTTGAGGGCAGGTATTTCGGAAGCGATAATATCATCCCCCAGGAGAATGGCAAAAGGTTCGTCCCCTACGATAT from Nitrospirae bacterium CG2_30_53_67 encodes the following:
- a CDS encoding endopeptidase La, with amino-acid sequence MAEEQKQDEQSKTQKEEEIKIPEQIPLLPVRDVVVFPYMILPLFVGREVSIRAIDEALAQDRLILLCTQKKIEEEDPTAEGVNSIGTVATIMRMLKLPDGRIKILVQGLAKAKIKEFISTRPFFKVAIEKIPEEVSTQVTVEVEAMMRNVKEQLEHMVSLGKMILPDILIIAENIEDPGRLADLITSNIGLKVDQAQEILELGNPVKRLQKVSEYLNKEIELLSVQQKIQAEAKGEMDKIQREYFLREQLKAIQKELGEVDERTEEVNELREKIRKAKMPKKVEQEAEKQVKRLEKMHPDSAEATTVRTYLEWLIDMPWQKSSKDSLDIKKAKTVLNEDHYDLEKIKERILEYLSVRKLKKKMKGPILCFVGPPGVGKTSLGRSIARALGRQFVRISLGGVRDEAEIRGHRRTYVGALPGRVIQGIKQAGSNNPVFMMDEIDKLGSDFRGDPSSALLEVLDPEQNNSFSDHYLNVPFDLSNVMFITTANLLDPVPSALRDRMEVIYLSGYTHEEKLMIAHRYLIPRQMEEHGISEKHLSISDSAILNMITYYTQEAGLRNLEREIASLCRKIAKHIAEGKEKKYLIHAKNLHKFLGAPKYLPEVEVGEDQVGVATGLAWTQSGGEIIFIEATKMKGKGNLVLTGHLGDVMKESAHAAMSFIRSRAQLLGIKENIFSQHDIHVHIPAGAIPKDGPSAGITMATCLASIFTDRPIKKNLAMTGEVTLRGRVLPIGGLREKALAAMRAGIQQVIIPKKNEKDLLELPPKVKKSLEFMPVAEMDEVLEIALLPRRKSKSRKAGSSRKKPAAKK
- a CDS encoding UTP--glucose-1-phosphate uridylyltransferase, whose protein sequence is MYSNKIVRKAVFPAAGLGTRFLPATKASPKEMLPLVDKPMIQYVVEEAVNSGMEHIIMITGRGKRAIEDHFDKNVELEFYLEATGKTRALRDIEQISNLVNFIYVRQKEPLGLGHAVLCAKDIVGDEPFAILLGDDIIASEIPALKQMLQIFNRYHYSVLALQEVSEDQIHLYGVIQGKPMGQGIYEVKSMVEKPRKEDAPSHLAIIGRYILTPRVFEFLERQEKGVGGEIQLTNALQRLAEVEPVYGYIVQGKRYDAGSKIGFLEATVEFGLKNPELGPIFKSYLKGLDLDAF